Proteins encoded in a region of the Ziziphus jujuba cultivar Dongzao chromosome 3, ASM3175591v1 genome:
- the LOC125423436 gene encoding UPF0481 protein At3g47200-like: MKEQSTAAAANEVAINIKNIDEDLAYIFNENRLSTRLSHQQLELPNIPKVPKMLRNLEKNKGCFDPHVVSIGPYHHGKDHLKEVEKLKAELARQYCGRFDGFRGYDLYEKVKVVAGEARGFYDIEPSKGVNDDQAFTKMMFLDGCFILQFMWLLVKGEYHAMGMKNNVIANVKRDMFLLENQLPYIVLRALMKDEKDEKCWKKRIETYITICRRLHPEVKPRWFSPFRSSPEEKYILHLLDMTRERFVNQSATIQCRKTQISDTNQIRSCSNEWYSYYSARVLNSMGIWFKPNKTGSFSDVKFESQLFIKGVLTLPPILIDASTKSVLLNLLAFESSHNNSADEQGVTSYMCFMDSIIDNAEDVMILRTQNVIVNCLGTDQQVADLFNDIASNLVPNPHTYAEAKRGIQKHCNNKLKKWMAEFIHIHFKNPWTLIALFGSLLLITLTAVQTYFAVKPS; encoded by the coding sequence ATGAAGGAGCAATctacagcagcagcagcaaacGAAGTAGCAATCAACATCAAAAATATTGATGAGGATCTTGCTTACATATTCAATGAGAATAGATTATCAACTCGATTAAGCCACCAACAACTAGAACTGCCCAACATACCAAAAGTTCCGAAGATGCTTCGTAATCTTGAGAAGAACAAAGGTTGCTTTGATCCTCATGTGGTTTCCATAGGTCCTTATCACCATGGGAAAGATCACCTTAAAGAAGTTGAGAAACTGAAGGCAGAACTGGCAAGGCAGTATTGTGGCCGTTTTGATGGATTCCGGGGTTATGATTTATATGAGAAAGTCAAAGTCGTGGCCGGTGAAGCAAGGGGATTCTATGACATTGAACCCTCGAAAGGAGTCAATGACGATCAGGCATTTACAAAAATGATGTTTCTTGACGGTTGCTTCATTCTACAGTTCATGTGGTTGCTAGTGAAAGGAGAGTATCACGCTATGGGGATGAAAAATAATGTGATAGCTAATGTCAAGCGAGACATGTTCTTATTAGAGAACCAACTCCCTTACATTGTCCTCAGGGCGTTAATGAAGGACGAAAAGGATGAAAAATGTTGGAAGAAAAGGATTGAAACATACATCACTATCTGTCGAAGACTTCATCCTGAAGTCAAACCACGGTGGTTTAGTCCTTTTAGGTCATCAccagaagaaaaatatattctcCATCTTCTGGACATGACGAGAGAAAGATTTGTGAACCAAAGTGCTACCATCCAGTGCAGAAAAACTCAAATATCAGACACCAATCAGATCAGAAGCTGCTCCAATGAGTGGTACTCTTATTATTCAGCCAGGGTGCTCAATTCTATGGGAATCTGGTTCAAACCCAACAAGACAGGTAGTTTTAGCGATGTCAAGTTTGAATCTCAACTGTTCATTAAGGGAGTGCTCACACTTCCTCCAATACTAATAGATGCCTCCACTAAATCGGTGCTGCTCAACTTGTTGGCTTTCGAATCGAGCCATAACAACTCGGCCGATGAGCAGGGTGTCACCTCTTATATGTGCTTCATGGACTCAATCATTGACAATGCTGAAGATGTGATGATCCTAAGGACCCAGAACGTCATCGTCAATTGCTTGGGAACCGACCAACAGGTTGCAGATCTCTTTAACGACATAGCAAGCAATTTGGTCCCAAACCCTCATACTTATGCTGAAGCTAAGCGTGGGATTCAAAAGCATTGCAATAACAAGCTCAAGAAATGGATGGCAGAATTTATCCACATCCATTTCAAAAACCCTTGGACGCTTATTGCATTATTTGGTTCCCTTCTACTCATCACACTCACTGCCGTTCAGACTTATTTTGCAGTAAAGCCATCCTAA